A stretch of Zootoca vivipara chromosome 13, rZooViv1.1, whole genome shotgun sequence DNA encodes these proteins:
- the LOC118094525 gene encoding olfactory receptor 10C1-like, which produces MENSTSVNAFILLGFSNVPDFKLLFFVVFLCIYLVTVFGNVIIIVIISVDAALHTPMYFFLRNLSFLEICYTSVTIPKLLENIVALDKTISLRACATQMYFFLFFGATECCLLAIMAYDRYIAICNPLRYPVIMRKRACVHFAAFSWACGCLVAVGHTTFIFNLPFCDSKVINHFFCEIQPVLKLVCGDTYWNEIQIIVAAAFVILMPFMLILMSYFHIISTILRMQSAQSRQKAFSTCSSHLVVVSLFYGTAIFIYIRPKSSYSLNVDKLLSLFYSVITPILNPIIYSLRNKEVKGALRKTVLKLIPSN; this is translated from the coding sequence ATGGAAAATAGCACCTCAGTGAATGCATTTATTTTACTAGGTTTTTCTAATGTTCCAGATTTCAAACTCCTTTTCTTTGTAGTGTTCCTGTGCATCTACCTTGTCACTGTCTTTGGCAatgtcatcatcattgtcatcattaGTGTTGATGCTGCCCTCCAcactcccatgtacttcttcctcagGAACTTGTCTTTCCTGGAGATCTGCTATACTTCAGTCACAATCCCCAAGTTGCTTGAGAACATTGTCGCTCTTGACAAAACCATCTCTTTGCGTGCATGTGCCACTCAAAtgtattttttcctcttcttcgGTGCCACTGAGTGCTGTctcctagccatcatggcttatGATCGCTACATCGCTATATGCAATCCACTGCGCTACCCGGTAATTATGAGAAAGAGAGCATGTGTTCATTTTGCTGCCTTTTCTTGGGCTTGTGGCTGTCTGGTGGCTGTGGGTCATACCACCTTCATTTTCAACCTTCCTTTCTGTGACTCCAAGGTCATCAACCATTTCTTTTGTGAAATCCAGCCAGTTCTAAAACTAGTGTGTGGGGATACATACTGGAATGAAATCCAAATCATTGTAGCTGCTGCATTTGTAATCCTGATGCCTTTCATGTTGATCCTTATGTCTTATTTCCACATCATTTCTACTATCTTGAGGATGCAATCAGCCCagagccgccagaaggccttctCCACCTGCTCCTCACACCTTGTGGTTGTCTCCTTGTTTTATGGGACAGCCATTTTTATATACATACGCCCCAAATCTAGCTACTCTCTGAATGTGGATAAGCTTCTCTCGCTCTTCTATTCTGTTATTACTCCCATACTGAATCCAATTATCTACAGTCTGAGGAACAAAGAAGTGAAAGGAGCTCTCAGGAAGACAGTGTTGAAACTAATCCCATCCAACTGA
- the LOC132593117 gene encoding olfactory receptor 10C1-like, translating to MSNQENATTLSAFILVGFSETHKFHVLIFVVLLSLYIITLMINILIILLVKSDPMLNTPMYFFLMHLASLEGCYMSVIIPKLLENLLVDATVISFLGCAMQMFFFLFFGVAECFLLAAMAFDRYVAICHPLHYTIIMRRNICWIMVTGSYICGTAVGLAHTTVTFRLRFCGVTINHFFCEIQPLLELVCGDTFLNEVQVIGIALMAIMLPFVLIILSYMGIIFTIMGMPILESRYKAFSTCSSHLIVVILFYGTSSSMYLKPKSSYSPPLDKLLSFSYTVVTPLLNPIIYSLRNKEMQGALIKLWKKKLLVKVYK from the coding sequence ATGAGTAATCAAGAAAATGCCACAACTTTGTCTGCATTCATACTGGTGGGTTTTTCAGAGACTCACAAGTTCCATGTATTGATATTTGTAGTGCTGCTCTCCCTCTACATAATCACCTTGATGATCAATATCTTGATAATTCTGCTTGTAAAATCTGACCCTATGCTTAACACTCCAATGTATTTTTTCCTTATGCACTTGGCCAGCTTGGAGGGATGCTATATGTCAGTCATCATCCCCAAATTATTAGAGAATTTGTTGGTGGATGCTACAGTTATTTCCTTTCTGGGATGTGCCATGCAGATGTTCTTcttcctgttttttggggttgcTGAGTGTTTTCTTCTAGCTGCCATGGCATTTGACCGCTACGTTGCAATATGCCACCCTTTGCATTACACAATTATTATGAGGAGAAATATTTGCTGGATAATGGTGACTGGTTCATACATTTGTGGGACTGCAGTTGGGCTGGCCCACACCACTGTCACATTTCGCCTGCGATTTTGTGGTGTGACCATCAACCACTTCTTCTGTGAAATACAGCCACTGTTAGAACTAGTCTGTGGGGACACCTTCCTAAATGAAGTCCAAGTAATTGGAATTGCTCTGATGGCTATCATGCTACCATTCGTGCTGATCATCCTATCTTACATGGGCATTATCTTTACCATCATGGGGATGCCAATCTTGGAGAGCAGATATAAAGCCTTCTCCACCTGCTCCTCACATTTAATAGTTGTTATTCTCTTCTATGGTACATCTAGTTCCATGTACTTAAAACCCAAATCCAGCTACTCTCCACCACTGGACAAGCTTTTATCATTTTCCTATACTGTTGTAACTCCACTGTTAAATCCAATTATCTACAGCCTAAGAAACAAGGAAATGCAGGGAGCCCTAATAAAACTATGGAAGAAAAAGCTTTTGGTAAAAGTTTATAAGTGA
- the LOC132593119 gene encoding vomeronasal type-2 receptor 26-like codes for MEPLLKRFQQVFAILFAIYEINENPKLLPNVTLGFHIYDNFNVEMMSFDIILRLLSSQKESFPNFKCGKKPQISAIVGGLGSDTSMQIATILGLYKIPQLSYSSVHPALKDKPQFPFLYQMVPNEVSQDEGIVHLIRYFGWTWVGLIVSDDDNGAEFALRLKSVFSRNYICIAFTEKAPQVAFSGMDEYGYKFYYKKEDLFALSMTTANVIIAYGDTYAMQVFQLTLYLHQPFKKTPLEKVWIIPAQWDLTSTFFLKEWDFKIFHGSLSMAIHRQQVPGFWSFLQNFNPYQHQNDLFIQQLCAGDEIYFNENLESSIGYDILNMVTFPNNSFTKVEVGTVVSHASSDQRVYMKERDIIWPNKFNLTVPHSLCSEICHLGYHRKVREGEQSCCYDCFKCADGTISNQVDADKCEKCPEDEHPNNNKNRCISKVITCLVYDDILGINLASVAVSFALFTALVLGTFIKHQNTPIVKANNRDLTYLLLISLLLCFLCSLLFIGRPSKVTCLLRQATFGNIFSLALSCVLAKTIIVVVAFMATRPGSKMRKWVGKRLSNYFILFGSLVQVGICSFWLFTSPPFPDLDMITQPEEIVLQCNEGSDAMFYTVLGYMGFQASVSFTVAFLARKLPDSFNEAKFITFSMLVFCSVWISFIPAYLSTKGKYMVAVEIFSILASSAGLLGCIFLPKMYIIILKPEMNTRDQFFRKKEFH; via the exons ATGGA GCCCCTGCTGAAGCGCTTCCAACAGGTGTTTGCTATCCTTTTTGCTATTTATGAGATCAACGAGAATCCAAAACTCTTACCCAATGTTACCTTggggttccacatctatgacaatTTCAACGTTGAAATGATGAGCTTTGATATCATCCTGAGGCTTTTGTCTTCACAAAAAGAAAGTTTCCCTAATTTCAAGTGTGGGAAGAAACCTCAGATTTCAGCAATTGTCGGAGGGTTAGGATCCGACACTTCCATGCAGATAGCCACCATCTTAGGCCTTTATAAGATTCCCCAG CTCAGTTACAGTTCAGTTCACCCAGCACTAAAGGATAAACCTCAGTTCCCTTTTTTATACCAAATGGTTCCAAATGAAGTCTCTCAGGACGAAGGAATAGTGCACTTGATAAGGTATTTtggatggacatgggttggactCATTGTCTCCGATGATGACAATGGAGCTGAGTTTGCACTACGCTTGAAATCAGTGTTCAGTAGGAATTACATCTGCATAGCTTTCACAGAAAAGGCACCACAAGTCGCTTTCAGTGGAATGGATGAATATGGATATAagttttattataaaaaagaggATTTGTTTGCCCTTAGCATGACCACAGCCAATGTTATCATTGCATATGGAGACACTTATGCCATGCAAGTTTTTCAGTTAACGTTATATCTACATCAACCATTCAAGAAGACACCCTTAGAGAAAGTTTGGATCATCCCAGCTCAGTGGGACTTGACCTCAACCTTTTTTCTTAAAGAGTGGGATTTCAAAATCTTCCATGGTTCCTTGTCCATGGCAATCCATAGGCAGCAGGTACCAGGATTCTGGAGCTTTCTCCAGAACTTCAATCCTTACCAGCACCAAAATGACCTTTTTATCCAACAACTCTG tgctggagaTGAAATATATTTCAATGAAAACTTGGAATCATCCATTGGATATGATATTCTTAACATGGTTACTTTCCCCAACAATTCTTTCACCAAAGTAGAAGTTGGAACAGTAGTTTCTCATGCTTCCTCAGATCAAAGAGTTTACATGAAGGAACGTGACATTATATGGCCCAACAAATTCAACCTG ACAGTACCCCATTCTTTATGTAGTGAAATATGCCATCTTGGATATCACAGAAAAGTCCGTGAAGGAGAACAgtcttgctgctatgattgttTCAAATGTGCAGATGGGACAATTTCAAACCAAGTAG ATGCAGATAAGTGTGAAAAATGTCCGGAAGATGAACatccaaacaacaataaaaacagatgTATTTCTAAAGTCATAACTTGTCTAGTCTATGATGACATTTTAGGAATCAATTTGGCTTCTGTGGCAGTCTCTTTTGCACTGTTCACAGCTCTGGTGCTTGGAACCTTCATCAAACACCAGAATacccccattgtcaaagccaacaatcggGACCTTACCTACCTTCTGCTGATCTCCcttttgctctgcttcctttgctcCTTGCTGTTCATTGGACGACCCAGCAAGGTGACCTGCCTTCTTCGACAAGCTACCTTTGGAAACATATTCTCTCTTGCACTTTCCTGTGTCCTGGCTAAGACCATCATTGTGGTTGTGGCATTTATGGCCACGAGGCCTGGAAGcaagatgaggaaatgggtgggcaaAAGACTATCCAACTATTTTATCCTTTTTGGCTCTCTTGTTCAAGTTGGCATCTGTTCTTTCTGGCTCTTCACTTCTCCCCCATTCCCGGACCTCGATATGATCACACAGCCTGAGGAGATTGTGttgcaatgtaatgaaggctcaGATGCCATGTTTTACACGGTCCTGGGTTACATGGGCTTTCAGGCCAGTGTCAGCTTCACGGTGGCCTTCCTAGCCAGGAAActgcctgacagtttcaatgaagccaagtttatcaccttcagcatgttggtcttctgcagtgtctgGATTTCTTTCATTCCAGCCTATCTAAGTACCAAAGgcaaatacatggtggctgtggagatcttctccattctGGCCTCAAGTGCTGGGTTGCTGGGTTGCATATTTCTCCCTAAAATGTATATCATTATTTTGAAGCCAGAAATGAACACTAGGGACCAATTCTTTAGGAAAAAAGAAtttcattag
- the LOC132593118 gene encoding vomeronasal type-2 receptor 26-like — protein MLKNFQHAFAINFAVNEINKNPKLLPNITIGYHIYDNFLDEKMNYDIILTRPSSQKERFPNFRCGKQYQMSAVVGGLSSDAHMQLAAILGLYKLPQLSYSSVDPALRDKTRFPFFYQMVPAEASHYEGIVHLIRYFRWTWVGLIVSYDNTYSEVLESLKSLFSRNGICVAFTKIAPGLSVKRVNETTNQMFYENDTLAVLNMTKANLHSHLRKVRFNNSSGEEIFLNENMELSMGYDIVNMVTFPNNTFRKVKVGRINSQVSSDQPLNIEEHTITWPNKFNQTLPLSVCTERCHPGYHKKVRDGEPPCCHDCFQCPEGTISNQTDASKCEKCPEHEYPNKNKNKCIPKATSFLVYNEFLGISLASAALSLALLAALVLGTFIRHQNTPIVKANNRDLTYLLLISLLLCFLCSLLFIGRPSKVACLLRQAAFGNIFSLALSCVLAKTITVVLAFMATRPGSKMRKWVGKRLSNYIIFLCSLIQIGICAFWLVTSPPFPDLDMTTQPKEIVVQCNEGTGSMFYTIMGYIGFQASVSFTVAFLARKLPDSFNEAKFITFSMLVFCSVWISFIPAYLSTKGKYMVAVEIFSILASGAGLLGCIFVPKMYIIILKPEMNTRDQFFKEK, from the exons ATGTTGAAGAACTTCCAGCATGCCTTCGCCATCAATTTTGCTGTCAATGAGATCAACAAGAATCCAAAACTCTTGCCAAATATTACCATTGGGTATCACATCTATGATAATTTCTTAGATGAAAAAATGAACTATGATATCATCCTCACAAGGCCATCATCTCAAAAAGAAAGATTTCCTAATTTCAGGTGTGGAAAGCAATATCAAATGTCAGCAGTTGTTGGTGGGCTATCCTCTGATGCTCATATGCAGTTAGCCGCTATTTTAGGCCTCTATAAGCTGCCACAG CTCAGTTATAGTTCAGTTGACCCAGCACTAAGGGATAAAACTCGGTTCCCCTTTTTCTACCAAATGGTCCCCGCTGAAGCTTCTCACTATGAAGGAATAGTGCATTTGATCAGATATTTCAgatggacatgggttggactCATTGTTTCCTATGACAATACTTATTCTGAGGTCTTGGAAAGCTTGAAATCACTATTTAGTAGGAATGGCATTTGTGTTGCTTTCACAAAAATAGCACCTGGTCTCAGCGTTAAGAGGGTGAATGAAACTACAAACCAGATGTTTTATGAAAATGATACTCTGGCAGTTCTTAATATGACTAAAGCCAAT CTCCATTCGCATTTGAGGAAAGTCCGTTTCAACAACAGTTCTGGGGAGgagatatttttaaatgaaaacatggAATTGTCCATGGGATATGACATTGTTAACATGGTTACTTTCCCAAATAACACTTTCAGGAAAGTGAAAGTTGGTAGGATAAATTCCCAGGTTTCCTCAGACCAGCCACTTAACATTGAGGAACATACTATTACATGGCCCAACAAATTCAACCAG ACATTGCCTCTTTCTGTGTGCACTGAAAGATGCCATCCTGGATACCACAAAAAAGTCCGTGATGGAGAACCACCTTGTTGCCATGACTGTTTCCAGTGTCCAGAAGGGACCATTTCAAACCAGACAG ATGCAAGTAAGTGTGAAAAATGTCCGGAACATGAATATCCcaacaaaaataagaacaaatgtATTCCTAAAGCCACAAGCTTCCTGGTCTACAATGAATTTTTAGGCATCAGTTTGGCTTCTGCTGCACTTTCTCTTGCTCTTCTTGCAGCCCTGGTACTTGGAACATTTATTAGACACCAGAATacccccattgtcaaagccaacaatcggGACCTTACCTACCTTCTGCTGATCTCCcttttgctctgcttcctttgctcCTTGCTGTTCATCGGACGACCCAGCAAGGTGGCCTGCCTTCTTCGACAAGCTGCATTTGGAAACATATTTTCTCTTGCACTTTCTTGCGTGCTGGCTAAAACTATTACTGTGGTTCTGGCATTCATGGCAACAAGGCCCGGAAGcaagatgaggaaatgggtgggcaaAAGGCTCTCAAACTACATTATCTTTCTTTGCTCTCTTATTCAAATTGGTATCTGTGCCTTCTGGCTAGTTACCTCTCCACCTTTCCCTGATCTTGATATGACTACACAGCCTAAGGAGATCGTTGTACAATGTAATGAAGGCACAGGCTCCATGTTTTACACTATCATGGGCTACATAGGCTTTCAGGCCAGTGTCAGCTTCACAGTGGCCTTCCTAGCCAGGAAActgcctgacagtttcaatgaagccaagtttatcaccttcagcatgttggtcttctgcagtgtctgGATATCTTTCATTCCAGCCTATCTGAGTACCAAAGgcaaatacatggtggctgtggagatcttctccatcctgGCCTCGGGTGCTGGGTTGCTGGGATGTATATTTGTCCCTAAAATGTACATCATTATTTTGAAACCAGAAATGAACACTAGGGACCAATTCTTTAAGGAAAAATAA
- the LOC118094524 gene encoding vomeronasal type-2 receptor 26-like: MKKNYQHVFAFDFAIDEINKDSNLLPNFTLGFQIYDNMFQARLNYDITLSLLSAKKNSFPNSMCGRQKKMLTVIGALGSEASMQIATILSLYQIPQLSYGSFHPGLSDKTYFPFTYQMVPNGNTQSEGIVHLIKYLGWTWIGLVVSDDDSGERAGEEVFFNENMEFSTGSYDIVNLVTFPNKSFIRVRVGMVDFQSSSNEKITIKKDAIIWPNIFNQTLPYSMCTERCPPGYHRKVRESEPSCCYDCSQCPEGTISHQTDAYECETCQETEHPNKKRNRCIPKVTTFLAYDEPLGKGLASTGLTFALFTVLVLATFIKHQKTPVVKANNRSLTYLLLISLLLCFICSLLFIGRPTITTCLFRQAAFGNIFSLALSCVLAKTITVVVAFMARSPGSKMRKWVGKGLSNYIILFSSLIQVVICAIWLFTSPPFPDLDMVSQSGQIVVQCNEGSDTMFYMVLGYMGFQASISFTMAFLARKLPDSFNEAKFITFSMLVFCSVWLSFIPTYLSTRGKYMVAVEIFSILVSSAGLLGCIFAPKMFIILLRPEVNTKNNFFRKNNFTK, from the exons ATGAAAAAGAATTATCAGCATGTCTTTGCCTTCGATTTTGCTATTGATGAGATCAACAAAGATTCAAACCTTCTACCCAATTTTACTCTGGGGTTCCAGATCTACGATAATATGTTCCAAGCACGATTAAACTATGATATCAcactgtccttgctgtcagcaaaGAAAAACAGCTTCCCTAATTCCATGTGCGGAAGGCAAAAGAAGATGTTGACAGTCATTGGAGCACTTGGCTCTGAAGCTTCTATGCAGATAGCCACTATCTTAAGCCTCTACCAGATCCCACAG CTCAGTTATGGCTCATTTCACCCAGGACTGAGCGATAAAACCTATTTCCCTTTTACCTACCAAATGGTCCCAAACGGCAATACCCAGAGTGAAGGGATAGTGCACTTGATAAAATATTTGGGATGGACATGGATTGGCCTTGTTGTTTCAGATGATGACAGTGGTGAACG tgctggggaggAGGTATTCTTTAATGAAAACATGGAATTTTCTACTGGATCATATGATATTGTTAACTTGGTTacttttccaaataaatctttCATCCGAGTAAGAGTTGGAATGGTAGATTTCCAGTCTTCTTCTAATGAAAAAATTACCATTAAGAAGGATGCCATTATATGGCCCAACATCTTCAACCAA ACATTGCCCTATTCAATGTGCACTGAGAGATGTCCCCCTGGATACCACAGAAAAGTTCGTGAGAGTGAACCatcttgctgctatgattgttCTCAGTGCCCAGAGGGGACCATTTCACACCAGACAG ATGCATATGAGTGTGAAACATGCCAAGAAACTGAACATCCAAACAAGAAACGAAACAGATGTATCCCTAAGGTTACAACTTTTCTAGCCTATGATGAACCTTTAGGGAAAGGGTTGGCTTCCACTGGACTTACTTTTGCTCTCTTCACAGTCCTGGTGCTTGCAACCTTCATTAAACACCAGAAGACACCagttgtcaaagccaacaaccggagcCTTACCTACCTTCTGCTAATCTcccttttgctttgtttcatttgctCCTTGCTGTTCATTGGACGACCCACAATAACAACCTGCCTTTTCCGACAAGCTGCTTTTGGAAACATCTTTTCTCTTGCActttcttgtgtgttggccaaaacAATCACTGTGGTTGTAGCATTTATGGCCAGAAGTCCTGGAAGcaagatgaggaaatgggtgggcaaGGGACTATCCAACTATATTATCCTTTTTTCCTCTCTTATTCAAGTTGTCATCTGTGCCATCTGGCTATTCACATCTCCGCCTTTCCCAGATCTTGATATGGTCTCACAGTCTGGGCAGATTGTagtgcaatgtaatgaaggctcaGATACCATGTTTTACATggtcctgggctacatgggctttcAGGCCAGTATCAGCTTCACAATGGCCTTCCTAGCCAGAAAGctgcctgacagtttcaatgaagccaagtttattACCTTTAGCAtgctggtgttttgcagtgtttggctatCCTTCATTCCAACCTATCTGAGCACCaggggaaaatacatggtggctgtggagatcttctctattTTGGTGTCCAGTGCTGGGTTACTTGGTTGCATTTTTGCCCCCAAAATGTTCATTATTTTACTAAGGCCAGAAGTAAACACAAAGAACAACTTCTTTAGGAAAAACAATTTCACAAAATAA